In Sphingomonas aliaeris, a single genomic region encodes these proteins:
- a CDS encoding single-stranded DNA-binding protein, whose protein sequence is MPQNIAEFRIIGRIGKITTRERVTYVSVAANYNRRDGDDWKKDTYWNSVVCFSNVAQQTEAAAKGDLVHVTGRVRERSHGEANDVSYRTELIADTFSVLAKSDGEES, encoded by the coding sequence ATGCCACAGAATATCGCCGAATTCCGTATCATCGGGAGGATCGGGAAAATCACGACCCGTGAGCGGGTGACCTATGTCAGCGTCGCCGCCAACTACAATCGTCGAGATGGAGACGATTGGAAGAAAGACACTTATTGGAACAGTGTCGTCTGCTTCTCGAATGTAGCGCAGCAGACCGAAGCGGCAGCGAAAGGAGACCTGGTGCACGTCACCGGCCGCGTCCGGGAGCGCAGCCATGGTGAAGCCAATGACGTCTCGTACCGCACGGAGCTGATCGCCGACACGTTTTCGGTGCTCGCGAAGAGCGACGGCGAGGAAAGTTGA
- a CDS encoding muramidase, whose product MGLNAAGAPEPFAIEVRTGAVLTRAPANQAEAEATVRDLLALGADFEAGPLRINGRDFSTFAITPASVFNPCALAHTGEASDRIVDNGGATVSSVSALLRRTFDARITNTIRPMNASYGARYSWHKFGQAIDFVPAAGVGSITRAQLRSVMEASGFQVIELLGPGDRGHSNHWHLAFARPGQVIDQPRQVEDDEDWMINVAGAGPGAARVLEEGAAPALTAGPGFQTAATAPPQWDVFAAAEWRANQRGGS is encoded by the coding sequence ATGGGGCTAAACGCAGCCGGAGCGCCGGAGCCGTTTGCGATCGAAGTTCGTACGGGTGCGGTCCTTACCCGGGCGCCCGCCAACCAAGCCGAGGCGGAGGCAACGGTCCGCGACCTGCTCGCGCTCGGCGCTGACTTCGAGGCCGGTCCGCTTCGCATCAACGGTCGGGATTTCTCGACCTTCGCGATCACTCCGGCATCGGTTTTCAACCCGTGCGCGCTGGCGCACACCGGCGAAGCGAGTGACCGCATCGTCGATAACGGCGGCGCCACGGTCTCGAGCGTCAGCGCTTTGCTGCGTCGGACCTTCGATGCCCGCATCACCAATACGATCCGGCCCATGAACGCGAGCTACGGTGCTCGCTATAGCTGGCACAAGTTCGGCCAAGCGATCGACTTCGTGCCTGCGGCCGGCGTCGGCTCGATCACCCGTGCGCAGCTCAGGTCAGTGATGGAAGCGAGCGGCTTCCAGGTCATCGAACTCCTCGGGCCGGGCGACCGCGGCCATTCAAACCACTGGCACCTCGCATTCGCTCGTCCGGGGCAGGTCATCGATCAGCCTCGCCAGGTCGAGGACGATGAGGATTGGATGATCAATGTCGCCGGTGCCGGGCCCGGTGCCGCTCGCGTGCTCGAGGAGGGCGCGGCACCAGCTCTTACGGCAGGGCCGGGCTTTCAGACCGCTGCAACGGCGCCTCCGCAGTGGGACGTCTTCGCAGCGGCCGAATGGCGCGCAAACCAGCGAGGTGGTTCATGA